The following proteins come from a genomic window of Ferrovibrio sp. MS7:
- the fliN gene encoding flagellar motor switch protein FliN has translation MPEEDDPNAARTAADLQAVFDIPVHVSAVLGKANMQVSQLLKLGRGAVIELDRKVGEAIDIYVNNRLVARGEVVVVEDRLGVTMTEIIKGGRG, from the coding sequence ATGCCCGAGGAAGATGATCCGAATGCGGCCCGCACAGCGGCGGACCTGCAGGCGGTGTTCGATATCCCGGTGCATGTTTCCGCCGTGCTCGGCAAGGCCAACATGCAGGTGAGCCAGCTCTTGAAGCTTGGTCGCGGCGCGGTGATCGAGCTTGACCGCAAGGTCGGTGAAGCTATCGACATCTATGTGAACAATCGCCTGGTGGCGCGCGGCGAAGTGGTGGTGGTGGAAGACCGCCTGGGCGTGACCATGACGGAAATCATCAAGGGCGGCAGGGGTTAA
- a CDS encoding FliH/SctL family protein, producing the protein MAGKAKFLFDQPFDGTKPRSDPSIFRPKAPPPKFNMDEVEAAKAQAFAAGEQAGREAAAAEHAAAVEQALNAIEQRMAQLGDNLQQSQAQARSEAVTLAAAIARKLATQLMAREPLREIEALVLRCMDDMRDEPRLVLRANDSVVRLLDERIDALVSQSGFGGKVMLVPDNSLAASDCRVDWADGSAERNQAQIEQEVDQAVQRYLAALQSEAAAQEG; encoded by the coding sequence ATGGCGGGTAAGGCGAAATTTCTCTTCGACCAGCCGTTCGATGGCACCAAGCCGCGATCGGACCCGTCGATATTCCGCCCCAAGGCGCCGCCGCCGAAGTTCAATATGGACGAGGTGGAAGCCGCCAAGGCGCAGGCCTTTGCCGCTGGCGAGCAGGCCGGCCGCGAAGCTGCCGCCGCCGAACATGCGGCTGCCGTGGAGCAGGCCTTGAATGCCATCGAGCAGCGCATGGCGCAGCTTGGCGACAACCTGCAGCAGAGCCAGGCCCAGGCGCGTTCGGAAGCGGTGACGCTTGCCGCTGCCATTGCGCGCAAGCTGGCCACGCAGTTGATGGCGCGCGAACCGCTGCGCGAGATCGAAGCTTTGGTGCTGCGCTGCATGGATGACATGCGTGATGAGCCGCGCCTGGTGCTGCGCGCCAATGACAGCGTGGTGCGGCTGCTGGACGAGAGGATTGATGCGCTGGTGTCGCAATCGGGCTTCGGCGGCAAGGTGATGCTGGTGCCTGACAACAGCCTGGCCGCCTCCGATTGCCGCGTCGACTGGGCCGATGGCTCGGCCGAGCGCAATCAGGCCCAGATCGAACAGGAAGTGGACCAGGCGGTGCAGCGTTATCTAGCCGCGTTGCAATCCGAAGCCGCTGCCCAGGAAGGATGA
- the fliG gene encoding flagellar motor switch protein FliG, translating to MADKDYRQLKGPDKAAILMLALGEEHSAKIWPLLDDEEIKEISQNMANLGSVNSETVEKLFLEFVNNFSSTGSLSGTFDSTERLLMKALPADRVTQIMEEIRGPAGRTMWDKLANVNESVLANYLKNEYPQTVAVVLSKIRPEHAARVLAALPEEFSMEVVMRMLRMESVQKEVLDKVEQTLRTEFMSNLARTNRRDSHEMMAEIFNSLDRNTEARFLAALEERSRDAAERIKALMFTFEDLIKLDPSGVQTLMKSVDKDKLGLALKGASETLRDLFFSNMSERASKLLREEMESMGPVRLKDVDEAQMAMVNMAKELAAKGDIMLADNKGDDELIY from the coding sequence ATGGCCGACAAGGATTACCGACAGCTCAAGGGCCCCGACAAGGCGGCGATCCTGATGCTTGCGCTGGGCGAGGAACATTCCGCCAAGATCTGGCCGCTGCTCGACGACGAAGAGATCAAGGAAATCTCGCAGAACATGGCCAACCTCGGCTCGGTGAATTCCGAGACGGTGGAAAAGCTGTTCCTCGAATTCGTCAACAACTTCTCCTCCACCGGTTCGCTCTCCGGTACCTTCGACAGCACCGAACGCTTGCTGATGAAGGCCCTGCCCGCCGACCGCGTCACCCAGATCATGGAGGAAATCCGCGGTCCGGCCGGCCGTACCATGTGGGACAAGCTGGCCAACGTGAACGAGTCGGTGCTGGCCAACTATCTCAAGAACGAATACCCGCAGACCGTTGCCGTGGTGCTCTCGAAGATCCGCCCGGAACATGCCGCCCGCGTGCTGGCGGCCTTGCCGGAAGAATTCTCGATGGAAGTCGTGATGCGCATGCTGCGCATGGAATCGGTGCAGAAGGAAGTGCTCGACAAGGTGGAGCAGACCTTGCGCACCGAGTTCATGTCGAACCTGGCGCGTACCAACCGCCGCGACAGCCATGAAATGATGGCGGAAATCTTCAACAGCCTCGACCGCAACACGGAAGCCCGCTTCCTGGCGGCACTGGAAGAACGCAGCCGCGATGCCGCCGAGCGCATCAAGGCACTGATGTTCACCTTCGAGGATCTGATCAAGCTCGATCCGAGCGGCGTACAGACGCTGATGAAGTCGGTCGACAAGGACAAGCTCGGCCTGGCGCTGAAGGGCGCTTCCGAAACCTTGCGCGACCTGTTCTTCTCCAACATGTCCGAACGCGCTTCCAAGCTGCTGCGCGAGGAAATGGAGAGCATGGGGCCGGTCCGCCTCAAGGATGTCGACGAAGCCCAGATGGCCATGGTCAACATGGCCAAGGAACTGGCGGCCAAGGGCGATATCATGCTGGCCGACAACAAGGGCGACGACGAACTGATCTATTGA
- the fliF gene encoding flagellar basal-body MS-ring/collar protein FliF, with protein MRGNAWGDAVNGLMQLLRNLGPARLAMLGVTAAALIGFFIFIGMKVTQPKMSLLYGSLDLTDSAAIVARLEQQKIPYQIAANGAQILVPEDRVLRTRMSLAESGMPSGGGTSGYELFDKANALSATNFMQNLNHLRALEGELARTIRSIDQVASARVHLVLPRREVFSREQREPSASIVIKTRGGRIDQPQVRAIQNLVAAAVPDLKPTRIAIVDDRGNLLAGTSNEEADPMAATATKMVEMRRQAEDRLRKAIEALLERSVGVGNVRAEVAVDMDFDRVTTNEESFNPDQQVVRSTQTVNEQNQSQEGQQNVTVQNNLPEAQGQGANQATSRGQRTEETINYEISKTIRTQVREGGVVKRVNAAVLVNQITTVDGEGKRGYQPRSPEELQQINNLVRRAIGFDQARGDNVEVVSMRFAEPGDIPEEVDPDSVPLFLGLNKRDLFRIGEIAGYLLAALLALLLVVRPIVRRIIEASQNPDDVPPGMLTPSMPGVPLVVGSAPIAELPAAPDGMAPMATPGIESMIDIARIEGQVKASSLKKIGEIVDKHPEEAISIIRNWLYQTT; from the coding sequence GTGCGTGGAAACGCATGGGGTGATGCCGTGAACGGTCTGATGCAATTGCTGCGTAATTTGGGTCCCGCCCGCCTCGCCATGCTAGGCGTCACGGCGGCAGCCCTCATTGGCTTCTTCATCTTCATCGGTATGAAGGTGACACAGCCGAAAATGAGCCTGCTCTATGGCAGCCTCGACCTGACCGATTCGGCGGCCATCGTCGCCCGCCTCGAGCAGCAGAAAATCCCCTACCAGATCGCCGCCAATGGCGCGCAGATCCTGGTGCCGGAAGACCGTGTGCTGCGCACCCGCATGTCGCTCGCCGAATCCGGCATGCCCTCTGGCGGCGGCACCAGCGGCTATGAGCTGTTCGACAAGGCGAACGCGCTCTCGGCCACGAATTTCATGCAGAACCTGAATCATCTGCGCGCGCTGGAGGGCGAGCTTGCCCGCACCATCCGCTCGATCGATCAGGTTGCCTCGGCGCGCGTGCATCTGGTGCTGCCGCGCCGCGAGGTGTTCAGCCGCGAACAGCGCGAGCCGTCGGCTTCCATCGTGATCAAGACGCGTGGCGGCCGCATCGACCAGCCGCAGGTGCGCGCGATCCAGAATCTCGTCGCCGCTGCGGTGCCTGACCTCAAGCCGACCCGCATCGCCATCGTCGACGATCGCGGCAACCTGCTCGCCGGCACCTCGAACGAGGAAGCCGATCCGATGGCCGCCACCGCCACCAAGATGGTGGAGATGCGCCGCCAGGCGGAAGACCGCCTGCGCAAGGCCATCGAGGCGCTGCTCGAGCGTTCCGTCGGCGTCGGCAATGTGCGTGCCGAAGTGGCCGTCGACATGGATTTCGACCGCGTCACCACCAATGAGGAATCGTTCAACCCCGACCAGCAGGTGGTGCGTTCGACCCAGACGGTGAATGAGCAGAACCAGAGCCAGGAAGGCCAGCAGAACGTCACCGTGCAGAACAATCTGCCGGAAGCGCAGGGCCAGGGCGCCAACCAGGCGACCTCGCGCGGCCAGCGCACCGAGGAGACGATCAACTACGAAATCTCCAAGACCATCCGTACCCAGGTGCGCGAAGGCGGCGTGGTCAAGCGCGTCAATGCCGCCGTGCTGGTCAACCAGATCACCACGGTGGATGGCGAAGGCAAGCGTGGCTACCAGCCGCGCAGCCCGGAGGAATTGCAGCAGATCAACAACCTGGTGCGCCGCGCCATCGGCTTCGATCAGGCGCGCGGCGACAATGTCGAAGTCGTCTCCATGCGCTTCGCCGAGCCGGGCGATATTCCTGAGGAAGTCGATCCCGATTCCGTGCCGTTGTTCCTCGGCCTGAACAAGCGCGACCTGTTCCGCATCGGCGAGATCGCCGGCTATCTGCTTGCCGCCCTGCTGGCCCTGCTGCTGGTGGTGCGCCCGATCGTGCGCCGCATCATCGAGGCGTCGCAGAACCCCGACGACGTGCCGCCGGGCATGCTGACCCCGAGCATGCCGGGCGTGCCGCTGGTGGTTGGCTCCGCCCCCATTGCCGAATTGCCCGCCGCGCCCGATGGCATGGCGCCGATGGCAACGCCGGGCATCGAATCCATGATCGACATCGCCCGCATCGAGGGTCAGGTGAAGGCCTCCAGCTTGAAGAAGATCGGCGAGATCGTCGACAAGCATCCGGAAGAGGCGATTTCGATCATCCGCAACTGGCTGTACCAGACCACGTAA
- the sciP gene encoding CtrA inhibitor SciP, with translation MHRTEIIKPEGRMFSRESPIASIVGPEGQLLTRDSLPAPGTKRWVIRRKAEVVAAVRGGLLTLDEACERYSLTVEEFLSWQRAIEQHGLPGLRTTRLQEYRPGQVKPLPAKASFRP, from the coding sequence ATGCATCGTACAGAAATCATCAAGCCAGAAGGGCGTATGTTCAGCCGCGAGAGCCCCATCGCCAGTATTGTCGGACCCGAGGGCCAGTTGCTGACCCGCGACAGCCTGCCCGCGCCCGGCACCAAGCGCTGGGTGATCCGGCGCAAGGCGGAAGTGGTGGCGGCGGTTCGCGGCGGTCTGCTTACTCTGGATGAAGCCTGCGAACGCTACAGCCTCACGGTGGAGGAGTTCCTCTCCTGGCAGCGCGCCATCGAGCAGCATGGCCTGCCTGGCCTGCGCACCACCCGGCTGCAGGAATACCGCCCCGGCCAGGTCAAGCCGCTGCCAGCCAAGGCGAGTTTCCGGCCCTGA
- a CDS encoding flagellar hook assembly protein FlgD, which yields MVTSVTGTSTNTTTTSASGTSAVSLAKNFDTFLKLLTTQLKNQDPTSPMDTKEFTNQLVQFSQVEQQINQNKNLETLIGMYKAQTTNTNIGYIGKEVVVEGNKAALTEGGKIDWMTDVPTGAAVVKANIYDSSGKLVQTKNLSTSAGRTTVQWDGSTSAGTTAKPGTYSLEIVATDTTGKAMTSPKTYTTGTVDSVEFEDGAQYLVVKGNRMDANDVVAVRMPQAAS from the coding sequence ATGGTCACCTCGGTCACCGGTACTTCCACCAACACCACCACGACGTCGGCTTCCGGCACCTCGGCGGTGTCGCTGGCGAAGAATTTCGACACCTTCCTGAAGCTCCTGACCACGCAGCTCAAAAACCAGGATCCGACCTCGCCGATGGACACCAAGGAATTCACCAATCAGCTGGTGCAGTTCTCGCAGGTCGAACAGCAGATCAATCAGAACAAGAACCTCGAGACCTTGATCGGCATGTACAAGGCTCAGACCACCAACACCAATATCGGCTATATCGGCAAGGAAGTGGTGGTGGAAGGCAACAAGGCCGCGCTTACCGAAGGCGGCAAGATCGACTGGATGACGGACGTCCCGACCGGCGCCGCCGTGGTCAAGGCCAATATCTACGATTCCAGCGGCAAGCTGGTGCAGACCAAGAATCTTTCCACCAGCGCCGGCCGCACCACGGTGCAGTGGGATGGTTCCACCAGCGCCGGCACCACCGCGAAGCCCGGCACCTATTCACTCGAAATCGTCGCCACCGACACCACCGGCAAGGCCATGACCTCGCCCAAGACCTATACCACCGGCACGGTGGACAGCGTCGAATTCGAGGATGGCGCGCAATATCTGGTGGTGAAGGGCAACCGCATGGATGCCAACGACGTGGTGGCGGTGCGCATGCCGCAGGCCGCCAGCTAA
- a CDS encoding flagellar hook-length control protein FliK yields MQIGSVNANTQIAQNAIGQADAGAADDFKAAKAFANVLATAFSSGAKQHTELKGPEAAAPAERPRQPEPKADAYQPQEPRQNDETRAADHAADKPKPKDEPKQKPAVTKADEQPVSEDSATKTVAPAESQAAEATDKTGATPEQAESEGKDKEKQAAEAAIDPNLILNLFIPAAQAAVSAQAGTASQNGTQNGAQAGVAVDGKNTAQATAADAALQQMQASVLSPEAQQQMLEAAKQAAMGQGNGKAGKIDVQTVVNGNAPAPLVDPAAMFADLLAQQEGMMGEGLEGQAQLGADLQAAKLENQALLNANFALALEPAPASSPAAEAAKGSNNSLTGIAAASSSQSQPVNAGHVAQAQAARHPSALVPPGEQVAVQIKKAVAEGADKISIKLDPGNLGKVEVTLEVSQDGRLMAVIAADKPETLQLLQKDAGALEQALRESGMKASQDSLNFQLRDQGQDGRGFAGNEQGRRGYGRGGDEYGDAGAVGGDARLAAQAANTQRAAARGGLDIRI; encoded by the coding sequence ATGCAGATCGGTTCGGTAAACGCCAACACCCAGATCGCCCAGAACGCCATCGGCCAGGCCGATGCGGGCGCTGCCGACGATTTCAAGGCCGCCAAGGCCTTCGCCAATGTGCTGGCCACCGCCTTTTCCAGCGGCGCGAAGCAGCATACCGAGCTGAAGGGCCCGGAAGCCGCCGCTCCGGCCGAGCGTCCGCGCCAGCCGGAACCGAAAGCCGACGCCTATCAGCCGCAGGAGCCGCGTCAGAACGACGAGACCCGCGCTGCTGACCATGCCGCCGACAAACCGAAGCCGAAGGACGAGCCGAAGCAGAAGCCGGCTGTAACCAAGGCCGATGAGCAACCCGTTTCCGAAGACAGCGCCACGAAAACCGTGGCGCCGGCAGAAAGCCAGGCCGCAGAAGCGACCGACAAGACCGGTGCAACGCCGGAACAAGCCGAGAGCGAGGGCAAGGACAAGGAGAAGCAGGCAGCAGAAGCCGCCATTGATCCGAATCTGATCCTCAACCTGTTCATCCCCGCCGCCCAGGCGGCCGTGTCGGCTCAGGCCGGCACCGCGTCCCAGAACGGGACACAGAATGGCGCCCAAGCTGGTGTCGCGGTGGATGGCAAGAATACGGCGCAGGCGACTGCCGCCGATGCGGCTTTGCAACAGATGCAGGCTTCCGTGCTGTCGCCGGAAGCACAGCAGCAGATGCTTGAGGCGGCCAAGCAGGCCGCCATGGGCCAGGGCAATGGCAAGGCCGGAAAGATTGACGTGCAGACCGTGGTGAACGGCAACGCGCCGGCGCCGCTGGTTGATCCGGCGGCGATGTTCGCCGATCTCCTGGCGCAGCAGGAAGGCATGATGGGCGAGGGCCTGGAAGGCCAGGCGCAGCTCGGCGCCGACCTGCAGGCCGCGAAGCTTGAGAACCAGGCGCTGCTGAACGCGAATTTCGCCCTGGCGCTGGAACCGGCGCCGGCATCCAGCCCGGCGGCTGAAGCCGCCAAGGGCAGCAACAACAGCCTCACCGGCATTGCCGCTGCCTCCAGCAGCCAGAGCCAGCCGGTGAATGCCGGCCATGTGGCGCAGGCCCAGGCAGCGCGTCACCCGTCGGCGCTGGTGCCGCCGGGCGAGCAGGTGGCGGTGCAGATCAAGAAGGCGGTGGCTGAAGGCGCCGACAAGATTTCGATCAAGCTCGATCCGGGCAATCTCGGCAAGGTCGAGGTGACGCTCGAGGTCAGCCAGGATGGCCGCCTGATGGCGGTGATCGCTGCCGACAAGCCGGAAACCCTGCAACTGCTGCAGAAGGATGCCGGTGCCCTGGAGCAGGCTTTGCGCGAAAGCGGCATGAAGGCCAGCCAGGACTCGCTGAATTTCCAGTTGCGCGACCAGGGCCAGGATGGCCGTGGCTTCGCCGGCAATGAACAGGGCCGCCGCGGCTATGGCCGGGGTGGCGATGAATACGGCGATGCCGGTGCGGTAGGCGGCGATGCCCGCCTCGCGGCACAGGCCGCCAATACCCAACGTGCCGCCGCCCGTGGCGGCCTCGATATCCGCATCTGA
- a CDS encoding [protein-PII] uridylyltransferase: MLNAIPDRRAIIDRKSLLLQLEALPAEGKNGATEQRAQALVLLKAALNHGREAIRARFLAGASALVTRRAQAFLIDQIIRLTFDFTTQRVYRLPNPTAAEKLSIVAVGGYGRGEMAPFSDVDLLFLFPYKQTPWGEQVVEYMLYLFWDMGLKVGHSTRSVEECLRLSMGDLTIRTALLEQRWIWGEQDLAQSLWRRFQTEVMAKTGPDFIEKKLGERDDRHQRMGDSRYLVEPNIKEGKGGLRDLHTLLWIAKYVYGVADLDGLIERGLLSAEEYRRYTQANEFLWTVRCHLHYLAGRPEERLTFDLQTEIAKAMGYADRPGRKDVERFMKRYYLAAKEVGDLTRIFAAALEERHKKKKPLAVLKSKIRRPKAMDGFVNEGGRLNLQDQQLFIAEPVKMLRLFHLAQEQGLDIHPDALRLVRQNLKLIGAALRNDAEANRLFIEMLTSKNDPETTLRRLNEAGILGRFVPDFGRVVAQMQHDMYHVYTVDEHTIRAIGLLSRIENGALAEEHPLAVQVIHQIVSRRVLYVALLLHDIAKGRGGDHSILGEKVGLKLGPRFGLSPAETETVAWLVRWHLAMSATAFKRDIADPKTVVDFANLIQSPERLRLLLVLTVADIRAVGPNVWNGWKGQLLRELYYRAEEFLSGGFSTRGREQRITETKQTVRARLPDWPVKEQDELLKRHYENYWFSNDAETILRHARLMRVADKEKRTLTLETRVDGFRDVTELTLYAPDHPGLFARVAGAIAATGGNIVDAKIFTTTDGMALDTFFVQDTEGKAFDRPDKLARLSTAIQRTLAGDLRPRLVLGGDKPGLPSRTRVFKVAPVVLIDNNASNRHTVVEVNGRDRPGFLYEVTRGLYDLNLSIRSAHIATYGERAVDVFYVQDLTGQKIHDEARLRQIERHLLKLLTQVEEKAAPTKVAAGTKAAPKPAARKDAA; the protein is encoded by the coding sequence ATGCTGAACGCGATTCCCGACCGCCGCGCCATTATCGACCGCAAGAGCCTGCTGTTGCAGCTCGAAGCCTTGCCCGCCGAGGGCAAGAACGGCGCCACTGAGCAGCGCGCCCAGGCTCTGGTGCTGCTGAAAGCAGCGCTGAATCATGGCCGCGAGGCGATCCGCGCCCGCTTCCTGGCCGGCGCCAGCGCGCTGGTGACGCGCCGGGCCCAGGCCTTCCTGATCGACCAGATCATCCGGCTCACTTTCGATTTCACCACCCAGCGGGTCTACCGCCTGCCCAATCCCACGGCGGCGGAAAAGCTCTCCATCGTCGCGGTCGGCGGCTATGGCCGGGGCGAGATGGCGCCGTTCTCGGATGTCGATCTGCTGTTCCTGTTCCCCTACAAGCAGACCCCCTGGGGCGAGCAGGTGGTGGAATACATGCTCTATCTCTTCTGGGATATGGGCTTGAAGGTCGGCCACTCGACGCGCTCGGTGGAGGAATGCCTCCGGCTTTCCATGGGCGACCTCACCATCCGCACAGCCTTGCTGGAGCAGCGCTGGATTTGGGGCGAGCAGGATCTGGCGCAGTCGCTCTGGCGCCGCTTCCAGACCGAGGTGATGGCCAAGACTGGCCCGGACTTCATCGAGAAGAAGCTCGGCGAACGCGACGACCGGCATCAGCGCATGGGCGACTCGCGCTATCTGGTCGAGCCGAATATCAAGGAAGGCAAGGGCGGCCTGCGCGATCTGCACACGCTGCTGTGGATCGCCAAGTATGTCTATGGTGTCGCCGATCTCGATGGCCTGATCGAGCGTGGCCTGCTTTCGGCGGAAGAATACCGTCGCTATACCCAGGCCAATGAATTCCTCTGGACCGTGCGCTGCCACCTGCATTACCTCGCCGGCCGGCCCGAGGAGCGCCTGACCTTCGATCTGCAGACCGAGATCGCCAAGGCGATGGGCTATGCCGACCGTCCGGGGCGCAAGGATGTCGAGCGCTTCATGAAGCGCTACTATCTCGCGGCCAAGGAAGTTGGCGACCTCACCCGCATCTTCGCCGCGGCGCTTGAGGAGCGGCACAAGAAGAAGAAACCGCTGGCGGTGCTGAAATCGAAAATCCGCCGCCCCAAGGCGATGGATGGCTTCGTCAACGAAGGCGGCCGGCTCAATCTTCAGGATCAGCAGCTTTTCATCGCCGAGCCGGTGAAGATGCTGCGGCTGTTCCATCTGGCGCAGGAGCAGGGGCTGGATATCCATCCCGATGCCTTGCGCCTGGTGCGGCAGAATCTGAAGCTGATCGGTGCCGCCTTGCGCAACGATGCCGAAGCCAACCGGCTGTTCATCGAGATGCTGACCTCGAAGAACGACCCGGAGACAACACTGCGGCGGCTCAACGAAGCCGGCATCCTGGGTCGCTTCGTACCGGATTTCGGCCGTGTCGTGGCGCAGATGCAGCACGACATGTATCACGTCTATACCGTGGACGAGCATACCATCCGCGCCATCGGCCTGCTCTCGCGCATTGAAAACGGCGCGCTGGCCGAAGAGCATCCGTTGGCGGTGCAGGTGATCCATCAGATCGTGTCGCGCCGCGTGCTTTATGTCGCGTTGTTGCTGCACGATATCGCCAAGGGCCGGGGCGGCGACCATTCCATTCTCGGCGAGAAGGTGGGGCTGAAACTCGGGCCGCGCTTCGGCCTGTCGCCGGCCGAGACCGAAACCGTCGCCTGGCTGGTCCGCTGGCATCTCGCCATGTCGGCCACCGCCTTCAAGCGCGATATCGCCGATCCCAAGACCGTGGTGGATTTCGCCAACCTGATCCAGAGCCCGGAGCGCCTGCGCCTGCTGCTGGTGCTGACGGTGGCCGATATCCGCGCCGTGGGGCCGAATGTGTGGAATGGCTGGAAGGGCCAGCTCTTGCGCGAGCTATACTATCGCGCCGAGGAATTCCTCTCCGGCGGCTTCTCCACCCGTGGCCGCGAGCAGCGCATCACCGAGACCAAGCAGACCGTGCGCGCCCGGCTGCCGGATTGGCCGGTGAAGGAGCAGGACGAACTGCTCAAGCGGCATTACGAGAATTACTGGTTCTCGAATGATGCCGAGACCATCCTGCGCCATGCTCGGCTGATGCGCGTGGCGGATAAGGAGAAGCGCACACTGACGCTCGAAACCCGCGTCGATGGTTTTCGCGATGTTACCGAACTGACGCTCTACGCGCCGGATCATCCTGGCCTGTTCGCCCGCGTTGCCGGCGCCATCGCCGCTACCGGCGGCAATATCGTGGATGCCAAGATCTTCACCACCACCGACGGCATGGCGCTGGATACCTTCTTTGTCCAGGACACCGAGGGCAAGGCTTTCGACCGCCCGGACAAGCTGGCGCGGCTTTCCACCGCGATTCAGCGCACCCTGGCAGGTGATCTGCGCCCGCGCCTGGTGCTGGGCGGCGACAAGCCCGGCCTGCCGAGCCGCACCCGCGTGTTCAAGGTGGCGCCGGTAGTGCTGATCGACAACAACGCCTCCAACCGCCACACCGTGGTGGAAGTGAATGGCCGCGACCGCCCGGGCTTCCTCTACGAAGTGACGCGTGGCCTCTACGATCTCAATCTCTCGATCCGCTCGGCCCATATCGCCACCTATGGCGAACGCGCCGTGGACGTCTTCTATGTCCAGGACCTGACGGGCCAGAAGATTCACGATGAGGCGCGGCTGCGGCAGATCGAGCGCCACCTGCTGAAACTGCTGACCCAGGTGGAAGAGAAGGCGGCGCCGACCAAGGTCGCCGCTGGCACCAAGGCGGCGCCAAAGCCCGCCGCCCGCAAGGACGCGGCTTAG
- a CDS encoding SDR family NAD(P)-dependent oxidoreductase encodes MDSLFDLRGKVALVTGSSRGIGRSIALRLAQHGARVVVSSRKAEACEKVAAEIREAGGEAMVVPCNISDKAQLQALVDATHKAWGRIDVLVCNAAVNPYFGPSRDIPDDAFDKIMQCNIKSNHWLCNMVAPGMAERGEGGAIIIISSIGGLIGSSLLGAYGISKAADMALARNLAVEWGQAQIRANCIAPGLIKTDFARALWENPDIAKRATQGYALKRIGDPDEIAGAAVFLASRAGSFTTGQTLVIDGGGMINMQSV; translated from the coding sequence ATGGATAGCCTGTTCGATCTGCGCGGCAAGGTGGCCCTGGTCACGGGTTCCAGCCGCGGCATCGGCCGTTCCATCGCCTTGCGCCTGGCGCAGCATGGCGCGCGCGTGGTGGTGTCCAGCCGCAAGGCCGAAGCCTGCGAGAAGGTGGCCGCAGAGATTCGCGAGGCCGGCGGCGAGGCCATGGTGGTGCCGTGCAATATATCCGACAAGGCGCAGTTGCAGGCATTGGTCGATGCCACGCACAAGGCCTGGGGCCGCATCGACGTGCTGGTCTGCAACGCGGCGGTGAATCCGTATTTCGGGCCGTCGCGCGATATCCCCGATGATGCCTTCGACAAGATCATGCAATGCAACATCAAGAGCAATCACTGGCTCTGCAACATGGTGGCGCCCGGTATGGCCGAGCGCGGTGAGGGCGGCGCCATCATCATCATCTCCTCCATCGGCGGCCTGATCGGCTCAAGCCTGCTCGGCGCCTATGGCATTTCCAAGGCAGCCGACATGGCCCTGGCGCGGAACCTGGCGGTGGAATGGGGCCAGGCCCAGATTCGCGCCAACTGCATCGCGCCGGGTCTGATCAAGACCGATTTCGCCCGCGCGCTATGGGAGAATCCGGATATCGCCAAGCGCGCAACCCAGGGCTATGCGCTGAAACGCATCGGCGACCCCGACGAGATTGCCGGCGCCGCCGTGTTCCTGGCTTCCCGGGCCGGCAGCTTCACCACCGGCCAGACCCTGGTGATCGACGGCGGCGGCATGATCAACATGCAAAGCGTGTAA